The following are encoded together in the Pseudomonas sp. IB20 genome:
- the hrpT gene encoding HrpT family type III secretion system protein, translating to MKRRLLCLTLISTVLLIAGCSPTCRGDSCSRPQATKDKMVIWWPPQMRVEPGPSGERADYQTISLER from the coding sequence ATGAAACGCCGTTTGTTGTGCCTCACCCTGATCAGCACCGTGCTGCTCATCGCCGGCTGCAGCCCCACCTGCAGAGGCGACTCCTGCTCACGCCCGCAAGCGACCAAGGATAAAATGGTGATCTGGTGGCCACCGCAGATGCGCGTCGAGCCAGGGCCCTCCGGTGAACGGGCGGACTACCAAACGATCTCGCTGGAACGCTGA
- the sctS gene encoding type III secretion system export apparatus subunit SctS, translating to MEPIVLFKQGMLLVVVLSAPPLIVAVVVGVLTSLIQALMQIQDQTLPFGIKLVAVGITLILTGRWIGVELIQLINLMFDMIARSALN from the coding sequence ATGGAACCGATCGTGCTTTTCAAGCAGGGCATGCTGCTGGTGGTGGTGTTGTCGGCACCGCCGCTGATCGTAGCGGTGGTCGTCGGCGTGCTGACGTCCCTGATTCAAGCCCTGATGCAGATACAGGACCAGACGTTGCCCTTTGGCATCAAGCTGGTCGCGGTGGGTATCACACTGATATTGACGGGACGCTGGATCGGCGTGGAGCTGATTCAACTGATCAACCTGATGTTCGACATGATCGCCCGCTCGGCGCTGAACTGA
- a CDS encoding FliI/YscN family ATPase codes for MQARLDAWQERQTQALANLMPVTMRGRVQRVNGMLLQCRLPSARIGDLCQVEKSADEYMLAEIIGFDQQDAVLSALGNLEGIRVGASVQRLGVSHRVRVSDELLGQVLDGFGRPITGVGPSAFVDTDGPDASMVLCEAPLPTERPRINRALATGVRSIDGLLTLGEGQRVGLFAGAGCGKTTLLAEIARNVECDVIVFGLIGERGRELREFLDHELDDQLRAKAVLVCATSDRSSMERARAAFTATALAEGYRRKGKRVLLLIDSLTRFARAQREIGLAAGEPLGRGGLPPSVYSLLPRLVERAGLTRDGVITAIYTVLIEQDSMSDPVADEVRSLLDGHIVLSRKLAERGHYPAVDVLASLSRILSNVATPEHIQAGTGLRRLLSAYQQIELMLKLGEYQAGSDALTDLAVDSRSAVDGFLRQDLREPSPMETTLDQLTELTAYVPF; via the coding sequence ATGCAGGCGCGTCTTGATGCCTGGCAGGAGCGCCAGACGCAGGCGCTGGCCAACCTGATGCCGGTGACCATGCGCGGGCGCGTCCAACGCGTCAACGGCATGCTGTTGCAGTGCCGATTGCCCAGCGCGCGTATCGGTGACTTGTGCCAGGTTGAAAAGTCTGCCGACGAATACATGCTGGCTGAGATCATCGGTTTCGATCAGCAGGATGCCGTACTCAGTGCCTTGGGCAACCTTGAAGGGATACGCGTGGGTGCCAGTGTGCAGCGCCTGGGGGTGTCGCATCGGGTACGGGTCAGTGATGAGCTGTTGGGCCAGGTGCTGGATGGTTTCGGGCGGCCGATTACCGGCGTTGGCCCAAGCGCCTTCGTCGACACCGACGGCCCGGATGCGAGCATGGTGTTGTGTGAGGCGCCGTTGCCGACCGAGCGGCCGAGGATCAATCGGGCCCTGGCGACCGGCGTGCGCTCGATCGATGGTTTGCTGACGCTTGGCGAGGGCCAGCGTGTGGGCCTGTTTGCCGGTGCAGGTTGTGGCAAGACCACGTTGCTGGCGGAGATTGCCCGTAACGTGGAGTGCGATGTGATTGTGTTTGGTTTGATCGGCGAGCGTGGTCGGGAACTACGGGAGTTTCTCGACCATGAACTGGACGATCAATTGCGGGCCAAGGCTGTGCTGGTGTGTGCGACGTCCGACCGTTCAAGCATGGAGCGCGCCCGTGCAGCGTTCACCGCCACGGCGCTGGCTGAGGGCTATCGGCGTAAGGGTAAACGGGTGCTGCTGCTGATCGACTCCTTGACGCGTTTTGCCCGCGCTCAAAGAGAAATCGGCCTGGCGGCCGGTGAACCCCTGGGCCGCGGCGGCTTGCCGCCATCGGTATACAGCTTGTTGCCGCGGTTGGTGGAACGTGCCGGGTTGACCCGCGACGGCGTTATCACCGCGATCTACACGGTACTCATCGAACAGGACTCGATGAGTGACCCCGTGGCTGACGAGGTTCGCTCGTTGCTCGACGGCCATATTGTGTTGTCCCGCAAGCTGGCAGAGCGCGGTCACTATCCAGCGGTTGATGTGCTGGCCAGCCTTTCGCGGATTTTGAGCAACGTCGCCACGCCTGAGCATATCCAGGCGGGCACGGGGCTGCGCCGCCTACTGTCGGCGTACCAGCAGATCGAGCTGATGCTGAAGCTGGGCGAGTACCAGGCCGGCAGCGATGCGCTGACTGACTTGGCGGTGGACAGCCGTTCTGCAGTGGATGGCTTTTTGCGCCAGGACTTGCGTGAGCCTTCACCGATGGAGACGACCCTGGATCAACTGACGGAGCTGACCGCCTATGTTCCTTTCTGA
- a CDS encoding FliM/FliN family flagellar motor switch protein, with product MIMSALTPPLVEGARVAALHRLGRGLRMPFHVGDQEGAFVLEPGRAPEGVSPLCVESALGVLAFSEPNAMFSLMGECPVTLAEVGNDPKSWFWELFQHHLSPQVRALFGYLRVLPAPEKLGFGCRFTVMLGPSKVAGYLWLAPQSLLAMCAAGAWRSTASPLPASFPLAIAVTLGRLSLPIAQLRGVRAGDVLMLERAFFDVQGRGHLSIGSQRLQGRIDDESGPLCLNLIAIEEASMDEEFLIEEVPGPEFDQPVEDVFGRELFDDLSMALTVRCGVLNLTLGELRNLAPGAVLGISGYAPGVAGLYYGERPIGQGQLVEVDGRLGLKLSRVVFSR from the coding sequence ATGATCATGTCCGCTTTGACACCGCCATTGGTTGAGGGCGCAAGGGTTGCGGCGTTGCATCGACTGGGGCGCGGGTTACGCATGCCGTTCCACGTGGGCGATCAAGAGGGGGCATTTGTGCTCGAACCCGGTCGCGCGCCTGAAGGGGTAAGCCCTTTGTGTGTCGAGAGTGCCCTCGGTGTGCTGGCGTTCTCGGAGCCCAATGCGATGTTCAGCCTGATGGGCGAATGCCCGGTAACCCTGGCAGAGGTTGGCAACGACCCGAAGTCCTGGTTCTGGGAGTTGTTCCAGCATCACCTCAGCCCGCAGGTGCGGGCGTTGTTCGGTTATCTGCGCGTGCTGCCGGCGCCTGAAAAGTTGGGCTTTGGTTGCCGTTTTACCGTGATGTTGGGGCCGTCCAAGGTCGCAGGTTACCTGTGGCTGGCCCCGCAAAGCTTGCTGGCGATGTGTGCGGCTGGCGCTTGGCGGTCGACGGCCAGCCCATTACCTGCATCGTTTCCGCTGGCAATAGCCGTGACGTTGGGCCGCTTGAGTTTGCCCATTGCGCAATTGCGTGGCGTACGTGCGGGTGACGTGCTGATGCTTGAACGCGCCTTTTTTGATGTACAGGGCCGTGGTCATTTGAGTATCGGCAGTCAACGGCTGCAAGGGCGTATTGACGATGAGTCCGGTCCGTTATGCCTGAACCTTATTGCGATAGAGGAAGCGTCCATGGACGAAGAGTTTTTAATAGAAGAAGTCCCGGGGCCTGAATTTGATCAACCGGTGGAGGATGTTTTCGGCCGGGAGCTCTTTGATGACTTGAGTATGGCGCTGACAGTGCGCTGTGGTGTCCTGAACCTGACCCTGGGCGAACTGCGCAATCTTGCTCCCGGTGCGGTGTTGGGCATCAGCGGGTATGCCCCGGGCGTGGCCGGCCTGTATTACGGTGAACGGCCTATTGGCCAGGGGCAGTTGGTGGAAGTCGATGGACGTCTTGGCTTGAAATTGTCTCGCGTGGTGTTCTCCCGATGA
- the sctU gene encoding type III secretion system export apparatus subunit SctU, with protein MSDSGEKKHPASAKKLRDQRKKGQVSQSQDVSKLLALTAISEVALFTAETSLQRFQQLMVLPMSSMAQPFTRALEEVLFEGLLMFFSFALLMVGMAIAAKLISSWMQFGFLFAPETLKLDFNRLNPLKQLKQMFSAQSVMNLLMSITKAVLLGVILYVVIKPSLGTLINLANSDLQTYILALIILFRHLLHTCLGLLLVLALIDLTMQKHFFAKRMRMTQVEVVKEYKDMEGDPHVKGQRRALAQQLAQEEPKVKLPKLEEADMLVVNPTHFAVALYYRPGKTPLPMLVNKGTDDGARELIRQAKAAEVPVIQCVWLARTLYTNKLGTSIPRETLQAVALIYRTLRELDDEAKRETLELPELEQR; from the coding sequence ATGAGTGACTCCGGTGAAAAGAAGCACCCGGCGTCTGCCAAGAAACTGCGCGATCAACGCAAAAAAGGCCAGGTTTCCCAAAGCCAGGATGTCAGCAAGTTGCTGGCGCTGACAGCGATCAGCGAGGTTGCTTTGTTCACCGCCGAAACGAGCTTGCAACGCTTTCAGCAACTGATGGTGTTGCCGATGTCGAGCATGGCTCAGCCCTTCACTCGAGCGCTGGAGGAGGTGCTGTTTGAAGGGCTGTTGATGTTTTTCTCGTTCGCCCTGTTGATGGTTGGGATGGCCATTGCCGCGAAGCTGATCAGCAGCTGGATGCAGTTCGGGTTCCTGTTTGCGCCAGAGACCTTGAAGCTGGATTTCAATCGTCTCAACCCTCTCAAGCAGCTCAAGCAGATGTTCTCCGCCCAATCGGTCATGAATCTGTTGATGAGCATTACCAAGGCGGTGCTGTTAGGGGTGATTTTGTACGTGGTCATCAAGCCTTCATTGGGCACATTGATTAACTTGGCCAACAGCGACCTGCAAACCTACATCCTTGCGCTGATCATTCTGTTCCGCCACTTGCTGCATACCTGCCTGGGGCTATTGCTGGTGTTGGCGCTCATTGACCTGACGATGCAAAAGCACTTCTTCGCCAAGCGCATGCGCATGACCCAAGTCGAGGTGGTTAAAGAGTACAAGGATATGGAGGGTGACCCCCATGTGAAGGGGCAGCGCCGCGCGTTGGCGCAGCAATTGGCCCAGGAGGAACCGAAGGTCAAATTGCCCAAGCTGGAGGAAGCCGACATGCTGGTGGTCAACCCGACACACTTTGCTGTCGCCCTGTATTACCGCCCCGGTAAGACGCCGTTGCCGATGTTGGTCAACAAAGGCACGGACGACGGAGCACGTGAATTGATTCGGCAGGCGAAGGCTGCCGAGGTTCCGGTGATTCAGTGTGTATGGCTGGCCCGCACGCTCTACACGAACAAACTGGGAACAAGCATCCCTCGCGAAACCTTGCAGGCGGTGGCGCTGATCTATCGCACATTGCGTGAGCTTGATGATGAAGCCAAGCGCGAAACCCTGGAGTTGCCGGAGCTTGAGCAGCGCTGA
- the sctT gene encoding type III secretion system export apparatus subunit SctT has translation MLPYLDYLPSLLVAMARIYPCAILVPAFCFQHIRGMPRHVIVMVMAFIPAPGIHAVLVDQDYSALMIIGLIFKEAALGILLGVLLAMPFWMFESVGALLDNQRGALAGGQLNPSLGPDATPIGHLFKQLVIYLLIAVLGLSVLTQVIWDSYLIWPATAWVPLPAVNGFSTFLGILGDTFTHMMLYVAPFIAVLLFLEFGIALLGVYSQQLQVSTLAPPLKSLAGIGILLLYFALLQDLIVGRLNLLGDLKHSLGVMFQVSTP, from the coding sequence GTGCTGCCTTATCTTGACTATCTGCCAAGCCTGCTGGTGGCCATGGCGAGGATCTACCCCTGTGCCATTCTGGTGCCGGCGTTCTGCTTCCAACATATACGCGGCATGCCTCGGCACGTCATCGTGATGGTCATGGCATTCATTCCGGCGCCAGGTATCCATGCTGTACTGGTGGACCAGGACTACTCCGCGCTGATGATCATCGGCCTGATATTCAAGGAGGCCGCCTTGGGCATTTTGCTGGGTGTCCTGTTGGCTATGCCTTTTTGGATGTTCGAGTCAGTCGGCGCGCTGTTGGATAACCAGCGTGGCGCCCTGGCGGGTGGTCAGCTCAACCCTTCACTGGGGCCGGACGCAACGCCCATCGGGCATCTGTTCAAGCAGTTGGTGATTTACTTGTTGATCGCTGTCCTGGGTTTGAGCGTGCTTACCCAAGTGATCTGGGACAGTTATTTGATCTGGCCGGCCACGGCCTGGGTGCCGCTGCCGGCAGTCAATGGTTTCAGTACGTTCCTTGGCATACTCGGCGATACCTTTACCCACATGATGCTTTACGTTGCGCCCTTTATTGCCGTGTTGTTATTTCTGGAGTTCGGTATCGCACTACTGGGGGTCTACAGTCAGCAATTACAGGTGAGCACGTTGGCACCACCGCTCAAAAGCCTGGCGGGTATCGGTATTCTGTTGTTGTACTTTGCGTTGCTGCAGGACCTGATCGTCGGGCGCTTGAACCTACTGGGTGACCTCAAGCACTCACTCGGAGTGATGTTCCAGGTCTCGACGCCATGA
- the sctR gene encoding type III secretion system export apparatus subunit SctR → MILQGVDPIVIALFFAALSLLPMLLIICTAFLKIVIVLMITRNAIGVQQVPPSMAINGIALAATLFIMAPVGYQIAENLKGAPLDMSNVQTVQATGLVAIEPLRAFMKRNTDPDVLTHMHENSVRLWPPEMAQSTQRDDLILLIPSFVLSQLQAGFEIGFLIYIPFIVIDLIVSNLLLALGMQMVSPATIALPLKLLLFVMVSGWSRLLDSLFLSYL, encoded by the coding sequence ATGATACTCCAGGGCGTTGACCCGATTGTAATTGCGCTGTTTTTCGCGGCGCTGTCGTTGCTGCCGATGCTGTTGATCATTTGCACGGCGTTCTTGAAGATCGTCATTGTGCTGATGATCACCCGCAACGCCATCGGCGTTCAGCAGGTGCCTCCGAGCATGGCGATCAACGGAATAGCGCTGGCCGCTACCCTGTTTATCATGGCCCCCGTGGGTTACCAGATCGCCGAGAACCTCAAGGGTGCGCCCCTGGACATGAGCAATGTTCAGACGGTTCAAGCGACTGGCCTTGTGGCCATAGAGCCGCTGCGTGCGTTTATGAAACGCAACACTGATCCGGATGTGTTGACCCACATGCATGAAAACAGCGTGCGCTTGTGGCCACCGGAAATGGCGCAAAGCACCCAGCGCGACGACCTGATCCTGTTAATCCCCTCCTTCGTGCTGTCGCAGTTGCAGGCGGGGTTCGAGATCGGCTTCCTGATCTACATCCCGTTCATCGTCATCGATTTGATTGTGTCCAACCTGCTCTTGGCGTTGGGGATGCAAATGGTCTCGCCCGCGACCATTGCCCTGCCGCTCAAATTGCTGCTGTTCGTGATGGTCTCCGGATGGTCGCGGTTGCTCGACAGTCTTTTCCTTTCATACCTTTGA
- a CDS encoding GNAT family N-acetyltransferase, which produces MNPHFPTHGITTERLSLQAARPSHAGALQTYLLRNRVYLQPWEPTHGDDFFELDAITQRLKTMAEKTASGEALHLLILHDGTVIGVCNFTNVVRGAFEACHLGYALDESAQGQGLMHEALKAAIAHVFDDMKLHRIMANYRPENERSARLLKRLGFEREGEARAYLKINGVWADHVLTALINGASHAS; this is translated from the coding sequence GTGAACCCCCACTTCCCCACCCACGGCATCACCACCGAACGGCTGTCGCTGCAAGCCGCTCGCCCGTCTCACGCTGGCGCTCTGCAAACGTATCTGCTGCGAAACCGCGTTTACCTTCAACCCTGGGAACCCACGCACGGCGATGACTTCTTCGAACTCGACGCCATCACCCAACGCCTCAAAACCATGGCCGAGAAAACCGCCAGCGGCGAAGCGCTGCATCTGCTGATACTGCACGACGGCACAGTCATCGGCGTCTGCAACTTCACCAACGTCGTGCGCGGTGCATTTGAAGCCTGTCACTTGGGCTACGCGCTCGACGAATCTGCCCAGGGCCAGGGGCTGATGCACGAAGCGCTGAAAGCCGCGATTGCCCATGTGTTCGATGACATGAAACTGCATCGAATCATGGCCAACTACCGGCCTGAAAATGAACGCAGTGCGCGTCTGCTCAAACGGCTAGGGTTTGAGCGTGAGGGTGAGGCGCGGGCCTATCTCAAGATCAATGGCGTGTGGGCGGACCATGTGCTGACGGCGCTGATCAACGGCGCAAGCCACGCCTCATGA
- a CDS encoding RNA polymerase sigma factor translates to MNIPIEALAHLVGSSPQFMLHLTDDQQKKLRRFIHKRVLNHEDADDILQLTYLEAWRNRERFSGQATLSTWMCGIAQNLVRNHFRRLYAKPVHCEFDESLWHGQEENNNLDWEFEINRRLEKTLTAIDHLPAEMRKTLYASLETDGSYQDTADVLDIPIGTVRSRLSRAREHLKRVTHNPPQP, encoded by the coding sequence ATGAATATCCCTATTGAAGCTTTAGCCCACCTCGTTGGCAGCTCGCCTCAATTCATGCTTCACCTGACAGACGATCAACAAAAAAAACTTCGGCGCTTCATCCACAAACGCGTGCTCAACCACGAAGATGCAGACGACATCCTACAACTGACCTACCTGGAAGCTTGGCGCAACAGGGAGCGTTTCAGTGGACAGGCAACCCTCAGCACCTGGATGTGCGGCATTGCGCAGAACCTGGTCCGCAACCATTTTCGGCGCTTGTATGCCAAACCGGTGCATTGCGAATTCGATGAATCGCTGTGGCATGGCCAGGAGGAAAACAACAACCTGGATTGGGAGTTCGAGATCAACCGCCGGCTAGAAAAAACCCTGACGGCCATCGACCACCTGCCGGCAGAAATGCGCAAGACGCTGTACGCCTCGCTGGAAACCGACGGCAGCTACCAGGACACAGCCGACGTATTGGACATCCCTATCGGCACCGTTCGCTCACGCCTGTCACGGGCGCGTGAACACCTCAAGCGCGTCACGCACAACCCGCCGCAACCGTAA
- a CDS encoding TyeA family type III secretion system gatekeeper subunit: protein MKVESLQDAPSTQRLDQPAAAPVSPPTSAKVDELAPFFDQEVIASNRASRLMPIHVRLTIRQVVLLNALYPMIRELPLALWPDSRVRQGALDSFLAVMGELDRVERGPLKFAGDLGTLA from the coding sequence ATGAAAGTCGAATCCCTTCAAGATGCGCCCTCTACCCAGCGCCTGGATCAACCCGCCGCTGCGCCTGTCTCGCCGCCCACCTCAGCGAAAGTCGATGAGCTTGCTCCGTTCTTCGACCAGGAAGTGATTGCCAGCAATCGGGCCTCGCGGTTGATGCCTATACACGTTCGCCTGACCATTCGGCAAGTGGTACTCCTCAACGCGCTTTACCCGATGATTCGGGAGTTGCCGTTGGCCTTGTGGCCCGACAGTCGCGTACGCCAGGGGGCCCTGGACAGCTTTTTGGCGGTGATGGGCGAACTGGACCGCGTCGAGCGCGGCCCCCTGAAGTTTGCCGGTGACCTGGGGACGCTGGCGTGA
- the sctV gene encoding type III secretion system export apparatus subunit SctV: protein MTALSAINNVLLKVAQRAEVLGAVVVLGIVFIFIVPLPTWLVDILIAVNICISCLLIVLALYLPGPLAFSSFPSILLLTTMFRLALSIATTRLILLEQDAGDIVEAFGNFVVGGNLAVGMVIFMILTLVNFLVITKGSERVAEVAARFSLDAMPGKQMSIDSDLRAGLIDGMQARDKREQLSRESQLFGAMDGAMKFVKGDAVAGLIIVVVNLLGGFTTGMFQHDLSAAESIRLYSVLTIGDGLIAQIPALLISLTAGMIITRVAPDGRRGITNMGAEIARQMTSEPKSWMIASVGMLAFAIVPGMPTMVFILLSAVTGSLGYYLMRQRQRAEKPADEAAEAVRPEENGEEDLRGFDPSRPYLLQFPPALRGTPEVTDLIHGIRQARNSLVANIGLTLPPFEVELDDSLAADEMRFCVHEVPMVKASVVTYLAVERKALTVEPEHAIRGLAERDEQDWLWLAPDDPLLDDPQLERFTATSLIIDRMRQAMMLSGPQFLGIQESKAILGWLEHNQSELVQELQRIMPLSRFSAVLQLLASEGVPLRAVRLIVESLIEYGQHEREPDALADYARIALKAQIFHQYSEEDGLHAWLLSPHTENILREALRQTQTGVFFALDNESSAALINLLNQAFTLRAKSKSVMLVAQDLRSPLRTLLLEEFNHVPVLSFAELGSTSKVKVLGRFDLGQDELMRGAAA, encoded by the coding sequence GTGACTGCACTGTCGGCCATCAACAACGTCTTGCTCAAAGTGGCACAGCGTGCCGAAGTGCTGGGCGCGGTGGTGGTCCTGGGCATTGTGTTTATCTTTATCGTCCCGCTGCCGACCTGGCTGGTGGACATCCTGATTGCGGTCAACATTTGCATATCGTGCCTGTTGATCGTGCTGGCGCTTTATTTGCCAGGGCCTTTGGCGTTTTCATCGTTTCCTTCGATTCTGCTGCTGACCACCATGTTTCGTCTGGCGCTGTCGATCGCCACTACACGGCTGATCCTGTTGGAACAGGACGCTGGTGACATCGTAGAGGCGTTCGGTAATTTCGTGGTGGGCGGCAACCTGGCGGTGGGGATGGTGATCTTTATGATCCTGACCTTGGTCAACTTCCTGGTGATCACCAAGGGCTCGGAGCGGGTCGCCGAGGTAGCGGCGCGGTTCAGCCTGGATGCGATGCCGGGCAAACAGATGTCCATCGACAGTGACCTGCGTGCCGGCCTGATCGATGGTATGCAAGCGCGGGACAAACGTGAGCAACTGTCCCGCGAGAGCCAGTTGTTCGGCGCCATGGACGGGGCCATGAAGTTCGTCAAGGGCGACGCCGTCGCCGGTTTGATTATCGTCGTGGTCAACCTGTTGGGTGGTTTCACCACTGGTATGTTTCAACACGACTTGAGCGCTGCCGAGTCGATACGACTGTATTCGGTACTGACCATCGGTGATGGCTTGATTGCGCAGATTCCTGCACTGCTGATCTCCCTGACTGCCGGCATGATCATCACCCGCGTGGCGCCAGATGGGCGCAGGGGTATCACTAACATGGGCGCGGAAATCGCCCGGCAAATGACCAGTGAGCCCAAGAGCTGGATGATTGCATCGGTAGGGATGCTCGCGTTTGCAATAGTGCCCGGCATGCCCACGATGGTTTTTATTCTGCTCTCGGCGGTAACCGGCTCCCTGGGTTATTACTTGATGCGCCAACGTCAGCGAGCGGAAAAGCCCGCTGATGAGGCTGCCGAAGCCGTCCGGCCCGAAGAGAACGGGGAAGAGGACTTGCGCGGGTTCGATCCATCGCGGCCTTACCTGTTGCAGTTTCCCCCCGCCTTGCGCGGGACTCCCGAGGTTACGGATCTTATTCACGGAATCCGCCAGGCACGAAATTCGCTCGTCGCCAATATCGGCCTGACATTGCCACCGTTCGAAGTCGAACTCGATGATTCACTGGCCGCCGATGAAATGCGTTTCTGCGTGCATGAAGTACCGATGGTCAAGGCATCGGTTGTCACCTACCTGGCCGTCGAGCGTAAGGCGCTGACGGTTGAGCCTGAGCACGCAATACGAGGGCTGGCCGAACGTGATGAACAGGACTGGCTCTGGCTGGCACCTGATGACCCTCTGCTTGATGACCCGCAACTGGAGCGCTTTACCGCCACGAGCCTGATCATCGACCGTATGAGACAGGCGATGATGCTCAGCGGACCGCAGTTCCTAGGCATTCAGGAAAGCAAGGCGATCCTCGGTTGGCTTGAGCACAACCAGTCGGAACTGGTGCAGGAGCTGCAACGCATCATGCCGCTCTCGCGGTTTTCAGCGGTGTTGCAACTCTTGGCCAGTGAAGGTGTTCCGCTGCGTGCCGTGCGGCTGATTGTGGAGTCGCTGATCGAGTACGGCCAGCATGAGCGTGAACCCGATGCCCTCGCCGACTATGCACGCATTGCCCTCAAGGCGCAGATCTTCCACCAGTACAGCGAGGAAGATGGCCTGCATGCCTGGTTGCTGTCGCCTCATACCGAGAACATCTTGCGCGAAGCGTTGCGTCAGACCCAGACCGGTGTGTTCTTTGCACTGGATAACGAAAGCAGCGCCGCATTGATCAACCTCCTCAACCAGGCCTTTACCTTGCGCGCCAAGAGCAAGAGCGTGATGTTGGTGGCGCAGGACCTTCGCAGCCCCTTGCGCACCTTGCTGCTGGAAGAGTTCAACCATGTGCCGGTGCTGTCCTTTGCTGAGTTGGGAAGCACGTCCAAGGTGAAAGTATTAGGGCGCTTCGATCTTGGTCAAGATGAGCTGATGCGGGGTGCCGCGGCATGA